Proteins from a genomic interval of Leifsonia shinshuensis:
- a CDS encoding PTS sugar transporter subunit IIA has product MPLPPLPDSAVTVGAHASDWREAVELAGEALARSGATEETYGARMIQVIEEFGAYIVIAPGLALAHARPGPDVNRDGLSVVTLDAPVVFGHPHNDPVSVVIGLAVTSPEGHVTSVAELANVFNDPDAIPALAAATDVAEVQRILTLSEEAAR; this is encoded by the coding sequence ATGCCGCTGCCACCGTTGCCCGACTCCGCCGTGACCGTCGGAGCCCACGCCTCCGACTGGCGCGAGGCGGTCGAGCTCGCCGGGGAGGCGCTGGCCCGCTCCGGGGCGACGGAGGAGACCTACGGCGCCCGGATGATCCAGGTGATCGAGGAGTTCGGCGCGTACATCGTGATCGCGCCCGGCCTCGCGCTGGCGCACGCCCGGCCGGGGCCGGACGTGAACCGCGACGGGCTCTCGGTGGTCACGCTGGACGCCCCCGTGGTGTTCGGCCACCCGCACAACGACCCGGTGTCGGTCGTGATCGGTCTCGCCGTCACGTCGCCGGAGGGCCATGTCACGAGCGTCGCCGAGCTGGCCAACGTCTTCAACGATCCCGACGCGATCCCGGCCCTGGCGGCCGCGACCGACGTCGCGGAGGTGCAGCGCATCCTCACGCTCAGCGAGGAAGCCGCGCGATGA
- a CDS encoding adenosine deaminase translates to MSLNENSTYTLADGTDIRALPKVSLHDHLDGGLRPETVLELADGIGLELPADDPVALGAWFAEKSNSGSLVEYLKTFDITTAVMQTREGLTRVAREFVQDLGADGVVYGEIRWAPEQHLTRGLTLDETVEAVQEGLEQGIEDVRADGGRIRVGQLVSAMRHTDRSLEIAELAVRHRDRGAVGFDIAGPEAGFPPSNHKAAFDYLAAQFFPATVHAGEADGLESIRGALLDGRALRLGHGVRLAEDITIERQDDENTYVTLGTLSQWVKDREIALETSPTSNLQTGAIAAWGNDILDHPFDLLYQLGFRVTVNTDNRLMSGTTLTRELSILADAFSYDLTDLEIFQLNAAAGAFLPIEQREELAEIITAGFEGS, encoded by the coding sequence ATGAGCCTGAACGAGAACAGCACCTACACGCTCGCCGACGGGACCGACATCCGGGCGCTGCCCAAGGTCTCCCTGCACGACCACCTCGACGGCGGCCTGCGCCCCGAGACGGTCCTGGAGCTCGCGGACGGCATCGGCCTCGAGCTCCCGGCCGACGACCCGGTGGCGCTCGGCGCCTGGTTCGCCGAGAAGTCCAACTCGGGCTCCCTGGTCGAGTACCTCAAGACCTTCGACATCACCACCGCGGTGATGCAGACCCGCGAGGGCCTGACCCGCGTGGCCCGCGAGTTCGTGCAGGACCTGGGCGCCGACGGTGTCGTGTACGGCGAGATCCGCTGGGCGCCCGAGCAGCACCTGACCCGCGGCCTCACCCTCGACGAGACGGTCGAGGCCGTCCAGGAGGGCCTGGAGCAGGGCATCGAGGACGTGCGCGCCGACGGCGGCCGGATCCGCGTGGGCCAGCTGGTGAGCGCCATGCGCCACACCGACCGCAGCCTGGAGATCGCCGAGCTGGCCGTGCGCCACCGCGACCGCGGCGCCGTCGGCTTCGACATCGCCGGCCCCGAGGCCGGCTTCCCGCCCTCGAACCACAAGGCCGCCTTCGACTACCTGGCCGCCCAGTTCTTCCCGGCGACGGTGCACGCGGGGGAGGCCGACGGCCTGGAGAGCATCCGCGGCGCCCTGCTCGACGGGCGCGCGCTGCGCCTCGGCCACGGCGTGCGCCTAGCGGAGGACATCACGATCGAGCGCCAGGACGACGAGAACACCTACGTGACGCTCGGCACCCTGTCGCAGTGGGTGAAGGACCGCGAGATCGCGCTGGAGACCAGCCCGACCTCCAACCTGCAGACCGGTGCGATCGCCGCCTGGGGGAACGACATCCTCGACCACCCGTTCGACCTGCTGTACCAGCTCGGCTTCCGGGTGACGGTCAACACCGACAACCGCCTGATGAGCGGCACGACGCTGACGCGCGAGCTGAGCATCCTGGCCGACGCGTTCTCGTACGACCTGACCGACCTGGAGATCTTCCAGCTGAACGCCGCCGCCGGGGCCTTCCTCCCCATCGAGCAGCGTGAGGAACTGGCCGAGATCATCACAGCAGGTTTCGAGGGTTCGTGA
- a CDS encoding thymidine phosphorylase, producing MSTAAGVEAFDAVDLIRTKRDRGELTTPEIDWLVDAYTRGYVGDEQMAAMTMAIFLNGMTRREIKDLTLAMIASGERMDFSGLGKPTADKHSTGGVGDKITLPLMPLVASFGVAVPQLSGRGLGHTGGTLDKLESIPGWRANLSNEEMFAQLRGPGGVICAAGSGLAPADGKLYALRDITGTVEAIPLIASSIMSKKIAEGTSALVLDVKFGSGAFLKDIDKSRELARTMVELGRDAGVATSALLTDMNVPLGLAIGNANEVRESVEVLAGGGPADIVELTVALAREMLALAGQPDADVEAALKDGRAMDKWRETIRAQGGDPDAALPVARETHTVVAEADGVLVEQQALPFGIAAWRLGAGRARKQDPVQHAAGIDLHAKPGDEVRAGQPLFTLSADEPARFERALEALEGAYRVAPVGTPFTRTPLVAERIA from the coding sequence GTGAGCACCGCAGCAGGAGTCGAGGCGTTCGACGCCGTCGACCTGATCAGGACCAAGCGCGACCGTGGCGAGCTGACCACGCCGGAGATCGACTGGCTGGTCGACGCGTACACGCGCGGCTACGTCGGCGACGAGCAGATGGCGGCCATGACGATGGCGATCTTCCTCAACGGGATGACCCGCCGCGAGATCAAGGACCTCACCCTCGCCATGATCGCGTCGGGCGAGCGCATGGACTTCTCCGGCCTCGGCAAGCCGACCGCCGACAAGCACTCCACCGGCGGCGTCGGCGACAAGATCACCCTCCCGCTGATGCCGCTGGTCGCGTCGTTCGGCGTCGCCGTGCCGCAGCTCTCCGGTCGCGGTCTCGGCCACACCGGCGGGACGCTCGACAAGCTCGAGAGCATCCCGGGCTGGCGCGCGAACCTCAGCAACGAGGAGATGTTCGCCCAGCTGCGCGGCCCGGGCGGCGTGATCTGCGCAGCGGGCTCCGGCCTCGCGCCCGCGGACGGCAAGCTGTACGCGCTCCGCGACATCACCGGGACCGTGGAGGCGATCCCGCTGATCGCGTCCTCGATCATGTCCAAGAAGATCGCCGAGGGCACCAGCGCGCTGGTGCTGGACGTCAAGTTCGGCTCCGGCGCCTTCCTCAAGGACATCGACAAGTCCCGCGAACTCGCCCGCACGATGGTCGAGCTCGGCAGGGACGCGGGTGTGGCGACCTCCGCCCTCCTCACCGACATGAACGTGCCGCTCGGCCTCGCCATCGGCAACGCCAACGAGGTGCGCGAGTCGGTCGAGGTCCTCGCCGGCGGCGGACCCGCCGACATCGTCGAGCTCACCGTGGCGCTGGCCCGGGAGATGCTGGCGCTGGCCGGGCAGCCCGACGCCGACGTGGAGGCCGCGCTGAAGGACGGCCGCGCGATGGACAAGTGGCGCGAGACGATCCGCGCGCAGGGCGGGGATCCCGACGCGGCCCTCCCCGTCGCCCGCGAGACCCACACCGTCGTCGCGGAGGCGGACGGCGTGCTGGTCGAGCAGCAGGCGCTGCCGTTCGGCATCGCGGCCTGGCGGCTCGGCGCCGGGCGCGCCCGCAAGCAGGACCCGGTGCAGCACGCCGCCGGCATCGACCTGCACGCCAAGCCCGGCGACGAGGTGCGCGCCGGCCAGCCGCTGTTCACGCTGTCGGCCGACGAGCCCGCCCGCTTCGAGCGCGCCCTGGAGGCCCTCGAGGGCGCCTACCGCGTCGCGCCGGTGGGCACCCCCTTCACGCGGACCCCTCTCGTCGCCGAGCGCATCGCCTAG
- a CDS encoding cytidine deaminase, with the protein MTERIDWPALRAAANEAMTHAYVPYSRFPVGAAALVDDGRIVSGCNVENASYGVTLCAECGLVSSLAMTGGGRLVAFTCVNGDGDTLMPCGRCRQLLYEHSAEGMLLETVSGIRTIDEVLPDAFGPRQLVAYAEEHSGVDDGTAAD; encoded by the coding sequence ATGACCGAGCGGATCGACTGGCCGGCGCTGCGCGCCGCCGCGAACGAGGCGATGACGCACGCGTACGTGCCGTACTCGCGGTTCCCGGTCGGCGCGGCTGCGCTGGTCGACGACGGCCGCATCGTCAGCGGCTGCAACGTCGAGAACGCCAGCTACGGCGTCACGCTGTGCGCCGAGTGCGGCCTGGTGTCGTCGCTGGCGATGACCGGGGGAGGGCGCCTCGTCGCGTTCACCTGCGTGAACGGCGACGGCGACACGCTCATGCCGTGCGGCCGCTGCCGCCAGTTGCTCTACGAGCACTCGGCGGAGGGGATGCTGCTGGAGACGGTCTCCGGCATCCGCACGATCGACGAGGTGCTGCCCGACGCGTTCGGCCCGCGCCAGCTCGTGGCGTACGCCGAGGAGCACAGCGGGGTCGACGACGGCACAGCAGCCGACTGA
- a CDS encoding ABC transporter permease, giving the protein MTVITQHPAPALADGESTRVVVRHWRLPIVFAVFSAISILLFLVFPRPGTTTYTFSTKSDFFTIPNVQIPSIATGIVVTIIALIITAVAFVLVARGRSVPLWLGAIFAVALLVGFITWSVGDGTVPVAGLLAAALGLSVPIIYGAMGGVLSERVGVVNVAIEGQLLGGAFTSAMLATITHSVVVGLIGAAVAGMIVSFILAAFSIKYLVDQVIVGIVLNVLVSGVTGFFYTAVMANNTAAFNLPPTLPNLPIPLLSQIPVVGPVLFNQTLIVYVMYVAVAGVYFFLFHTRWGLRVRAVGEHPKAADTVGVKVNPTRFWTVLIAGAIAGFGGAYFTIGGVGGFVKDMTSGLGYIALAAVIFGRWDPIRATLAALLFGFAGALQSLLGLLHAPIPSEFLRMLPYLVTIFAVAGLVGQSRGPAASGKPYIKS; this is encoded by the coding sequence ATGACCGTCATCACCCAGCACCCGGCCCCGGCGCTCGCCGACGGCGAGAGCACGCGCGTGGTCGTCCGCCACTGGCGCCTGCCGATCGTCTTCGCGGTGTTCAGCGCGATCAGCATCCTGCTGTTCCTGGTCTTCCCGCGTCCGGGCACGACCACCTACACGTTCAGCACGAAGAGCGACTTCTTCACCATCCCGAACGTCCAGATCCCCTCGATCGCGACCGGCATCGTCGTGACGATCATCGCCCTGATCATCACCGCGGTCGCGTTCGTGCTGGTCGCCCGCGGCCGGAGCGTCCCGCTCTGGCTGGGCGCGATCTTCGCGGTCGCTCTCCTGGTCGGGTTCATCACGTGGTCGGTCGGCGACGGCACCGTGCCCGTCGCGGGCCTCCTCGCGGCCGCGCTCGGCCTCAGCGTCCCGATCATCTACGGCGCGATGGGCGGCGTGCTCTCCGAGCGCGTCGGCGTCGTCAACGTGGCGATCGAGGGTCAGCTGCTCGGCGGCGCGTTCACGTCGGCGATGCTCGCGACGATCACCCACTCGGTCGTCGTCGGGCTCATCGGCGCCGCGGTCGCCGGGATGATCGTGTCGTTCATCCTGGCCGCGTTCTCGATCAAGTACCTGGTCGACCAGGTGATCGTCGGCATCGTGCTGAACGTGCTCGTGTCGGGCGTCACCGGCTTCTTCTACACGGCCGTGATGGCGAACAACACGGCGGCGTTCAACCTGCCGCCGACCCTGCCGAACCTGCCGATCCCGCTGCTCAGCCAGATCCCGGTCGTCGGCCCGGTGCTGTTCAACCAGACCCTGATCGTCTACGTGATGTACGTGGCGGTCGCCGGCGTCTACTTCTTCCTGTTCCACACCCGCTGGGGCCTCCGGGTCCGCGCGGTGGGCGAGCACCCGAAGGCGGCGGACACGGTGGGCGTCAAGGTCAACCCGACCCGGTTCTGGACCGTGCTGATCGCGGGTGCGATCGCCGGCTTCGGCGGCGCGTACTTCACGATCGGCGGCGTCGGCGGCTTCGTCAAGGACATGACCAGCGGCCTCGGCTATATCGCCCTCGCGGCCGTGATCTTCGGACGCTGGGACCCGATCCGGGCCACCCTCGCCGCGCTGCTGTTCGGCTTCGCCGGCGCGCTGCAGAGCCTGCTCGGCCTGCTGCACGCGCCGATCCCGAGCGAGTTCCTGCGGATGCTGCCCTACCTCGTCACCATCTTCGCGGTGGCCGGGCTGGTCGGTCAGTCGCGCGGGCCGGCGGCGTCGGGCAAGCCGTACATCAAGTCATGA
- a CDS encoding ABC transporter permease has protein sequence MSEQMPTADVEAAVGETPVDVPALDQIPEEQRAAEPPAPEISKTHRILREIASGSVVLSICAVIVALVVGGVFIALTNQQVQQALGYFFARPGDTFAAIGNAVGGAYAALFQGAIYNTHAPDFATGIQSLSTTLTFATPLIAAGLGVALSFRVGLFNIGGQGQMLIAALFAGLVGFKLPMPPGIHLLIAVLAGLIGGAIWAAIAGVLKAYTGAHEVIVTIMLNYIALNLLSYLLTTSFLRAPGANDPRTPPTLPTAVFPKLFGSNYSLDIGIILVVLATVAVWWLLERSSLGFRFRAVGENPNAARVAGMSVRSIYVWAMVISGALVGLAGATQVLGQITTGFGSDIDAGIGFSAITVALLGRSRPFGVLVAGILIGAFQAGGFAMQAADNVPVEVIAIIQSVTVLFIAAPPLVRAIFRLPAPGSAPRRRRSATRTKGAVAR, from the coding sequence ATGAGCGAACAGATGCCCACTGCCGATGTCGAGGCCGCCGTCGGAGAGACCCCCGTCGACGTCCCGGCACTCGACCAGATCCCCGAGGAGCAGCGCGCCGCCGAGCCGCCCGCGCCGGAGATATCCAAGACCCACCGGATCCTGCGCGAGATCGCGTCGGGGAGCGTCGTGCTCTCCATCTGCGCGGTCATCGTCGCGCTCGTCGTCGGCGGCGTCTTCATCGCCCTGACCAACCAGCAGGTGCAGCAGGCGCTCGGCTACTTCTTCGCGCGTCCCGGCGACACCTTCGCCGCCATCGGCAACGCGGTGGGCGGCGCCTATGCCGCGCTGTTCCAGGGCGCGATCTACAACACCCACGCGCCCGACTTCGCGACCGGCATCCAGTCGCTGTCGACGACGCTCACCTTCGCCACGCCGCTGATCGCGGCCGGCCTCGGCGTCGCGCTCAGCTTCCGGGTGGGCCTGTTCAACATCGGTGGCCAGGGGCAGATGCTCATCGCCGCGCTGTTCGCCGGCCTGGTCGGCTTCAAGCTGCCGATGCCCCCGGGAATCCACCTGCTGATCGCGGTGCTCGCCGGCCTGATCGGCGGCGCGATCTGGGCGGCGATCGCCGGTGTCCTGAAGGCGTACACGGGCGCGCACGAGGTGATCGTGACGATCATGCTCAACTACATCGCGCTCAACCTGCTCAGCTATCTGCTGACCACCTCGTTCCTGCGCGCGCCCGGCGCGAACGACCCGCGCACCCCACCGACATTGCCGACCGCGGTATTCCCGAAACTGTTCGGGAGCAACTACTCGTTGGACATCGGCATCATCCTCGTGGTGCTGGCGACCGTCGCGGTGTGGTGGCTGCTGGAGCGCTCGAGCCTCGGCTTCCGCTTCCGTGCGGTCGGCGAGAACCCGAACGCCGCGCGTGTCGCCGGCATGTCGGTCCGCTCGATCTACGTCTGGGCGATGGTGATCTCCGGCGCCCTGGTCGGCCTCGCCGGCGCGACCCAGGTGCTCGGCCAGATCACGACCGGCTTCGGCAGCGACATCGACGCCGGCATCGGGTTCTCCGCGATCACGGTTGCCCTGCTCGGCCGGTCCCGCCCGTTCGGCGTGCTGGTCGCCGGCATCCTGATCGGCGCGTTCCAGGCCGGCGGCTTCGCCATGCAGGCCGCGGACAACGTCCCGGTCGAGGTCATCGCGATCATCCAGTCGGTGACCGTGCTCTTCATCGCCGCACCGCCGCTGGTGCGCGCCATCTTCCGGCTGCCCGCCCCGGGCAGCGCCCCGCGCCGTCGCCGCTCGGCGACCCGCACGAAGGGAGCGGTCGCACGATGA
- a CDS encoding ABC transporter ATP-binding protein, with amino-acid sequence MKLELRGITKRFGALVANDHIDLTVEPGEIHCLLGENGAGKSTLMNVLYGLYQADEGEILLDDVVQDFAGPGDAMKAGIGMVHQHFMLIPVFTVAENVMLGHEQTKFGGRLDLAAARAKVREISARFGFDLDPDALVEDLPVGVQQRVEIIKALSRDAKVLVFDEPTAVLTPQETDELMTIMRQLAESGTGIVFITHKLREVREVATRITVMRLGKVVGEAEPTASNAELASLMVGRSVELSVHKEAPTLTDNSLRVRDLTVSDPNGVVLVDHLDFEVRGGEVLAIAGVQGNGQTELTEALLGLQKRVSGSVELDGKEILGLSVRKVLDAGVGFVPEDRNVDGLVAEFSIAENLMLDRSGRGPFVKGSNLQLKFRDTFAEEKTKEFDVRAQGITTHVGRLSGGNQQKVVLARELSRDLRLFVAAQPTRGLDVGSIEFVHEQIIAARDSGVPVIVVSTELDEIVSLGDRIAVMYRGGIVGIVPASTPREILGLMMTGEAPPAEYLVDAQGASA; translated from the coding sequence ATGAAACTCGAACTCCGCGGTATCACCAAACGCTTCGGCGCGCTGGTCGCCAACGATCACATCGACCTCACGGTCGAACCCGGCGAGATCCACTGTCTGCTCGGCGAGAACGGCGCAGGCAAGTCGACCCTCATGAACGTCCTGTACGGCCTCTACCAGGCCGATGAGGGCGAGATCCTCCTGGACGATGTCGTCCAGGACTTCGCCGGACCCGGTGACGCGATGAAGGCGGGCATCGGGATGGTCCACCAGCACTTCATGCTCATCCCCGTCTTCACCGTCGCGGAGAACGTCATGCTCGGCCACGAGCAGACGAAGTTCGGCGGCCGGCTCGACCTGGCCGCAGCCCGCGCGAAGGTGCGCGAGATCTCGGCCCGCTTCGGGTTCGACCTCGACCCGGACGCGCTGGTCGAGGACCTCCCGGTCGGCGTCCAGCAGCGCGTGGAGATCATCAAGGCGCTCTCCCGCGACGCCAAGGTCCTCGTCTTCGACGAGCCGACCGCGGTGCTGACGCCGCAGGAGACCGACGAGCTGATGACGATCATGCGCCAGCTCGCCGAGAGCGGCACCGGCATCGTCTTCATCACCCACAAGCTGCGCGAGGTCCGCGAGGTCGCGACCCGCATCACCGTCATGCGGCTCGGCAAGGTGGTCGGCGAGGCGGAGCCCACGGCCTCCAACGCCGAGCTCGCCTCGCTCATGGTCGGCCGCAGCGTCGAGCTGAGCGTCCACAAGGAAGCCCCGACGCTCACCGACAACAGCCTCCGGGTCCGCGACCTCACGGTCTCCGACCCGAACGGCGTCGTCCTCGTCGACCATCTCGACTTCGAGGTGCGCGGCGGCGAGGTGCTCGCCATCGCCGGTGTGCAGGGCAACGGCCAGACCGAGCTGACCGAGGCCCTCCTCGGCCTGCAGAAGCGCGTCTCCGGCTCCGTCGAGCTGGACGGCAAGGAGATCCTCGGCCTGTCCGTGCGCAAGGTGCTCGACGCCGGCGTCGGGTTCGTCCCGGAGGACCGCAACGTCGACGGGCTCGTCGCCGAGTTCTCGATCGCCGAGAACCTGATGCTGGACCGCTCGGGCCGCGGCCCGTTCGTCAAGGGCTCGAACCTCCAGCTCAAGTTCCGCGACACGTTCGCGGAGGAGAAGACGAAGGAGTTCGACGTCCGCGCCCAGGGGATCACCACCCACGTGGGCCGGCTCTCCGGCGGCAACCAGCAGAAGGTCGTGCTCGCGCGCGAGCTGAGCCGCGACCTGCGGCTGTTCGTCGCCGCCCAGCCCACCCGCGGCCTGGACGTCGGCTCGATCGAGTTCGTCCACGAGCAGATCATCGCCGCCCGCGACTCGGGCGTGCCGGTCATCGTCGTCTCCACCGAGCTGGACGAGATCGTCTCGCTCGGCGACCGGATCGCCGTCATGTACCGCGGCGGCATCGTCGGGATCGTCCCGGCGTCGACGCCCCGCGAGATCCTCGGCCTGATGATGACGGGCGAGGCCCCGCCGGCCGAATACCTCGTCGATGCCCAAGGAGCCTCCGCATGA
- a CDS encoding BMP family lipoprotein — translation MTITAPKAALTGLVAAGVVALLAACGSAPSSTSTAANSKYLPCIVSDQGGFNDRSFNQLGLEGVQEAAQKIGSSYKSVQSKSANDYLPNIKSLIQQGCNIIVASGFNLVAPVKQAAAENPKVNFVMVDDNSIKADNVKPVVFNTDEAGFLAGYASASYSKTGVIGTYGGQKLPSVTIFMDGISDGVKYYNQQKGGSKKVIGWDVASQDGQFVNSFVDLNTSKTIAQTMLGQNADVLAPIGGPIYQGAASAIKDGGKNVALIGNDADVFLTDQNGYNSLFLTSIMKNIKPTVSTIVQQAASGSKFDNSQYVGTLKNNGVGIAPFHDFASKVDPGLQGELDKIKAGIIDGSIKVESPSAFAE, via the coding sequence TTGACAATCACAGCCCCGAAGGCCGCCCTCACCGGCCTTGTCGCAGCCGGCGTCGTCGCGCTGCTCGCAGCCTGCGGATCGGCGCCGAGCTCGACCAGCACCGCCGCGAACTCGAAGTACCTGCCCTGCATCGTGTCCGACCAGGGCGGCTTCAACGACCGCTCCTTCAACCAGCTCGGACTGGAGGGCGTCCAGGAGGCCGCTCAGAAGATCGGCAGCTCGTACAAGTCGGTCCAGTCGAAGAGCGCCAACGACTACCTGCCGAACATCAAGAGCCTGATCCAGCAGGGCTGCAACATCATCGTCGCCTCCGGCTTCAACCTCGTCGCGCCCGTCAAGCAGGCCGCCGCGGAGAACCCGAAGGTCAACTTCGTGATGGTGGACGACAACAGCATCAAGGCGGACAACGTCAAGCCCGTCGTCTTCAACACCGACGAGGCCGGCTTCCTTGCCGGCTACGCCTCGGCGAGCTACTCGAAGACCGGCGTGATCGGCACCTACGGCGGCCAGAAGCTGCCGTCGGTCACCATCTTCATGGACGGCATCTCGGACGGCGTCAAGTACTACAACCAGCAGAAGGGCGGCTCGAAGAAGGTCATCGGCTGGGACGTCGCCTCGCAGGACGGCCAGTTCGTCAACAGCTTCGTCGACCTGAACACGTCCAAGACGATCGCGCAGACCATGCTCGGCCAGAACGCCGACGTGCTCGCCCCGATCGGCGGACCGATCTACCAGGGCGCCGCCTCGGCGATCAAGGACGGCGGCAAGAACGTCGCCCTGATCGGTAACGACGCCGACGTCTTCCTGACCGACCAGAACGGCTACAACAGCCTGTTCCTCACCTCGATCATGAAGAACATCAAGCCGACCGTCTCGACGATCGTGCAGCAGGCCGCCTCCGGCAGCAAGTTCGACAACTCGCAGTACGTCGGCACGCTGAAGAACAACGGCGTCGGCATCGCCCCGTTCCACGACTTCGCCTCGAAGGTCGACCCCGGCCTGCAGGGCGAGCTCGACAAGATCAAGGCCGGCATCATCGACGGCTCGATCAAGGTCGAGTCCCCGTCGGCGTTCGCCGAGTAG
- a CDS encoding magnesium and cobalt transport protein CorA produces the protein MPFVSRARRADPPSSPSPVLTEPQPAGARSSMVDSAIYADGVRVASPRTLAETYRALDDTPGGVAWIGLYRPTEQELMSLAEEFNLHPLAIEDAIVAHQRPKLERYDSVLFVVLKAASYLDAPEEVEFGELHLFVGPNFVITVRHSESPDLSTVRHRMERERDLLALGPQAILYAIIDAVVDAYGPVVAGLANDIDEIETQVFGGDVLVSRRIYELSREVIDFQRATHPLSSVMVALERGSAKYGVTEELERRLRDVADHLTQVNERVDGFRYLLRDILTVNSTLVAERQNEELTRLAHSSHRQGEEVKKISSWAAILFAPSLIAGVYGMNFENMPELAWPLGYPMAILAMLGLSSLLYAIFKKRGWM, from the coding sequence ATGCCCTTCGTCTCCCGAGCCCGGCGGGCCGATCCTCCGAGCTCGCCGTCGCCGGTCCTCACCGAGCCGCAGCCGGCCGGCGCGCGCTCCAGCATGGTGGACAGCGCGATCTACGCGGACGGCGTGCGGGTGGCCTCGCCGCGCACCCTGGCCGAGACCTACCGCGCGCTGGACGACACCCCGGGCGGGGTCGCCTGGATCGGCCTCTACCGGCCGACCGAGCAGGAGCTGATGTCGCTGGCGGAGGAGTTCAACCTGCACCCGCTGGCGATCGAGGACGCGATCGTCGCGCACCAGCGGCCCAAGCTGGAGCGCTACGACTCCGTGCTGTTCGTCGTGCTGAAGGCGGCCAGCTACCTGGACGCGCCGGAGGAGGTCGAGTTCGGCGAGCTGCACCTCTTCGTCGGGCCGAACTTCGTCATCACGGTGCGCCACAGCGAGTCGCCCGACCTGTCGACGGTGCGCCACCGGATGGAGCGCGAGCGCGACCTCCTCGCCCTCGGCCCGCAGGCGATCCTCTACGCGATCATCGACGCCGTCGTGGACGCCTACGGCCCGGTCGTCGCCGGCCTCGCCAACGACATCGACGAGATCGAGACGCAGGTCTTCGGCGGCGACGTCCTGGTCTCCCGGCGCATCTACGAGCTGTCGCGGGAGGTCATCGACTTCCAGCGGGCGACCCACCCGCTCTCCTCGGTGATGGTCGCCCTCGAGCGCGGCTCGGCGAAGTACGGGGTCACCGAGGAGCTGGAGCGGCGCCTGCGCGACGTCGCCGACCACCTCACCCAGGTGAACGAGCGCGTCGACGGGTTCCGCTACCTGCTGCGCGACATCCTCACGGTGAACTCGACCCTCGTCGCCGAACGCCAGAACGAGGAGCTGACGCGGCTCGCGCACTCGTCGCACCGGCAGGGCGAGGAGGTCAAGAAGATCTCCTCGTGGGCGGCCATCCTGTTCGCGCCGTCGCTGATCGCGGGCGTCTACGGGATGAACTTCGAGAACATGCCGGAACTGGCATGGCCGCTCGGCTACCCGATGGCGATCCTCGCGATGCTGGGCCTGAGCAGCCTGCTGTACGCCATCTTCAAGAAGCGCGGCTGGATGTAG